Proteins from a genomic interval of Paenibacillus sp. RC334:
- a CDS encoding HAMP domain-containing methyl-accepting chemotaxis protein, translating to MKNLKWSTMSFFGKNLLISFLNIVLIGTILITSSYILQKNILTTQLQDQVKVLTKKWANDVDKTKVEQALTEKDYNGSVQQDLRKFLDSIHTFYPNVAQAYIFGTELKEGDQTSIIGVPTNLVQSFQDSKMNIGDMYALPIENVNAVNEMLKSKESALSSFYSDDYGTWTTIVYPITDASGKITSAIYFDVDASSVPAGLHKLLLYGVSLLILFLAIFLTIQYLLVKRTLSPIRSLMKGIEEVSEGNLNVSIKTGQDDLGIINQKFNTMIKRINDTMVKVQDTTQEVTGSAQELLSISEKNSENTNIINSNIQEITQGLESQDQAALESSRAMNEMSTVIQTIAESSSSVSDQAYSMEKRSVEGNQVAQKLSTQMDSISTTIERTVDSVNALQNRSNEISNIVSIITGIASQTNLLALNASIEAARVGEEGKGFAVVAGEVRNLAEQSQESARQIAELIGEIQKEIEQTVEGMSLGAKEVQVGLEVTRQTGEMFSEILNAANNVSSQIQEVSSATQQISASTQEMSATSDELSSTVSKTADSSKQIEHTIGEQAESMASIVKASDKLTMMSGELGELISFFKVNRKS from the coding sequence GTGAAAAACTTGAAGTGGAGTACTATGTCCTTTTTTGGTAAAAATCTATTGATTTCATTCCTTAACATCGTATTGATCGGTACGATTCTCATCACATCCAGCTACATACTTCAAAAGAACATTCTGACCACACAGTTGCAAGACCAGGTTAAGGTGTTAACCAAAAAATGGGCAAATGATGTCGATAAAACGAAAGTAGAGCAAGCCTTGACCGAGAAAGATTATAATGGCTCTGTTCAACAGGATTTACGCAAATTTCTCGACTCCATTCACACCTTTTATCCTAATGTTGCCCAAGCTTACATATTTGGTACAGAGTTAAAAGAAGGAGACCAAACCTCCATCATTGGCGTTCCCACAAATCTGGTTCAATCGTTCCAAGATTCCAAAATGAACATAGGGGATATGTATGCTCTTCCTATTGAAAACGTAAACGCCGTAAATGAAATGCTAAAATCGAAAGAATCGGCGTTGAGCAGCTTTTATTCCGACGATTATGGCACATGGACTACCATTGTTTATCCCATTACTGATGCAAGCGGTAAAATTACGAGCGCCATCTACTTTGACGTAGACGCAAGCTCAGTGCCTGCCGGACTTCATAAACTGCTTTTATACGGTGTATCCCTGCTCATTCTGTTCCTTGCTATTTTCTTAACCATTCAATATTTGCTGGTAAAACGTACCCTTTCCCCGATTCGCAGCTTGATGAAGGGCATCGAGGAAGTGAGCGAGGGCAATCTGAATGTTAGCATCAAAACAGGCCAGGATGATCTTGGCATTATCAATCAAAAGTTTAATACCATGATCAAACGTATTAACGATACGATGGTAAAAGTACAGGATACGACGCAAGAGGTTACAGGATCAGCTCAGGAATTGCTAAGTATTAGCGAGAAAAACAGTGAGAATACGAACATCATTAATAGCAATATTCAGGAAATAACCCAAGGACTTGAATCCCAGGATCAAGCTGCGCTTGAAAGCTCCCGGGCTATGAATGAAATGTCTACGGTTATCCAAACCATTGCCGAAAGCTCATCTTCCGTATCAGATCAAGCTTATTCCATGGAAAAACGCTCGGTAGAAGGCAACCAGGTAGCCCAGAAGCTATCTACTCAAATGGATTCTATCTCTACTACAATAGAAAGAACAGTTGATTCCGTTAATGCGCTACAGAACCGATCTAACGAAATCAGTAATATCGTAAGCATCATTACAGGCATTGCCAGCCAAACCAATCTGCTCGCACTGAATGCCTCCATTGAGGCCGCCAGAGTAGGTGAGGAAGGTAAAGGCTTTGCAGTAGTAGCAGGGGAAGTGCGTAATTTGGCTGAGCAATCTCAAGAATCCGCTAGACAAATTGCCGAGCTTATTGGGGAAATTCAAAAGGAAATTGAACAAACGGTAGAAGGAATGAGTCTAGGCGCGAAGGAAGTTCAAGTCGGGCTGGAAGTCACACGTCAGACGGGCGAAATGTTCTCGGAGATTTTGAATGCGGCCAATAATGTATCGTCACAAATTCAGGAGGTATCCAGTGCGACGCAGCAGATTTCAGCCAGTACGCAGGAAATGTCAGCAACCTCTGACGAGCTGTCTTCCACAGTAAGCAAAACAGCAGACAGCAGCAAACAAATTGAGCACACCATTGGAGAACAGGCTGAGTCGATGGCTTCTATCGTCAAAGCTTCCGACAAGCTTACCATGATGTCCGGGGAGTTAGGAGAGCTTATTTCATTCTTCAAGGTAAACCGGAAATCCTAA
- a CDS encoding glycosyl hydrolase 53 family protein has protein sequence MKTSKRTMVFVMLILLSSFLYPFGSAGLGAASAAPAFAKGADISWVAGMEAQGRTWKDKKGVRGDVLQILRDDYQINSVRIRVWVNPDMKDYGSGYMNAEKAAELAQRAKKLGMSVMLTLHYSDSWADPGQQNKPYAWRNLTFTQLMDAVWSHTVYVMNTMKSKGVTPDWVQIGNETNNGMLWEDGKASVNMKNYAWLVNTGNNAVKSVSSSTKTIVHLANGDSGSTLAWNIGGLIDNGAQFDLIGFSLYPSPSNWQGKVNQTITNTNDLIAKYGKGIVISEIGMEYNEPATSKAFIADIKTKVRSITGGKGLGVFYWEPAATPGYNQGYNKGAWQADGKPTSALEGFIN, from the coding sequence ATGAAAACAAGTAAACGGACTATGGTATTTGTGATGTTGATCTTGTTATCCAGCTTTTTGTATCCATTTGGCTCTGCGGGATTAGGTGCGGCCTCGGCCGCCCCTGCTTTTGCCAAAGGAGCAGATATAAGCTGGGTAGCAGGAATGGAAGCGCAAGGTAGGACCTGGAAGGATAAAAAAGGGGTTCGCGGAGATGTGCTGCAAATTTTGCGGGACGATTATCAGATCAACTCGGTGCGTATCCGGGTGTGGGTAAACCCTGACATGAAGGATTATGGAAGCGGATACATGAATGCCGAAAAGGCAGCAGAACTGGCGCAGCGAGCTAAAAAATTGGGTATGAGCGTCATGCTGACGCTGCACTACAGCGATTCATGGGCTGATCCCGGGCAGCAGAACAAACCTTATGCGTGGCGAAATCTTACATTTACGCAACTTATGGATGCGGTCTGGTCTCATACGGTTTATGTTATGAACACGATGAAAAGCAAGGGGGTAACACCGGATTGGGTGCAAATCGGCAATGAAACGAACAATGGAATGCTCTGGGAAGACGGCAAAGCCTCAGTGAACATGAAAAACTACGCCTGGCTCGTCAATACAGGGAATAATGCTGTAAAATCGGTAAGCAGCAGTACTAAAACGATCGTACACCTGGCAAACGGGGATAGTGGCTCCACCTTAGCCTGGAATATTGGCGGCTTAATTGACAATGGAGCTCAGTTTGACCTCATCGGGTTTTCTCTGTATCCGTCTCCTTCGAACTGGCAGGGAAAAGTGAACCAGACGATTACCAATACCAATGATCTCATTGCAAAATACGGCAAAGGTATTGTTATCAGTGAAATCGGAATGGAATATAATGAACCTGCAACCTCAAAGGCATTTATTGCAGACATCAAAACGAAGGTTCGTAGTATCACGGGCGGCAAAGGCTTGGGAGTATTTTATTGGGAGCCGGCTGCAACCCCAGGTTATAATCAGGGCTATAACAAAGGTGCTTGGCAGGCTGACGGTAAGCCAACCTCAGCGCTGGAAGGCTTTATAAACTAG
- a CDS encoding beta-galactosidase → MSQQNIIKYPPISERVPRMLHGADYNPEQWQHYPEVLNEDIRLMKQAKCNVMSVGIFSWVSLEPEEGVFTFEWLDRILDSFAENGIYAFLATPSGARPAWMSQKYPEVLRVEANRVRNLHGFRHNHCSTSPVYGEKVRIMNTKLAERYANHPAVIGWHISNEFGGDCHCDYCQEAFRVWVKDKYGTLDKLNHAWWTTFWSHTVTDWSQIESPAPHGETQVHAMNLDWRRFVTDQTADFIKNEIIPLKAANPALPVTTNLMEFFEGLNYWKFADLLDVVSWDSYPTWHDRGGDDSRQAAKVAMMHDIIRSIKGGKPWMLMESTPSLTNWQEISKLKRPGMHLLSSLQAVAHGSDTVQYFQWRKSRGSSEKLHGAVVDHVGHEHTRVFGDVTNVGNALEKLEEVIGTSVPAEAAVIFDWENRWAVNDSQGPRNKGVKYEETAEAHYLALWEQGVPVDVIHMDADFSKYKLVVAPMLYMVRSGVGERIQKFVESGGIFVATYWSGIVDEHDLCFLGGFPGPLRKTLGIWSEEIDGLHDHDRNHILPVEGNELDLHGEYEAVELCDLIHTEGAEVLAVYGSDFYAGRPALTVNRLGQGKAYYIASRNTGSFNSHFYRSLIDGAGISKALDVQLPHGVNTAIRTDGVHDYIFMLNFTHEPQEIRLDGRIYADMLENHVVEDGKVLLDAYAVKVLKTERSKSEIV, encoded by the coding sequence GTGTCACAGCAAAACATAATCAAATACCCGCCAATCAGTGAGCGAGTTCCACGTATGCTGCATGGGGCGGATTATAACCCGGAGCAATGGCAGCATTATCCCGAGGTGCTAAATGAGGATATTCGGCTGATGAAGCAGGCTAAATGTAATGTGATGTCCGTCGGCATATTCTCATGGGTTTCATTGGAGCCTGAGGAGGGTGTATTCACGTTCGAATGGCTGGACCGTATCCTGGATTCGTTTGCTGAAAACGGGATCTATGCGTTTTTGGCTACTCCTAGTGGAGCAAGACCGGCCTGGATGTCGCAGAAATATCCAGAGGTATTGCGTGTGGAGGCTAACCGTGTCCGTAACTTGCACGGGTTTCGTCATAATCACTGTTCTACGTCGCCTGTCTACGGGGAAAAAGTACGTATCATGAATACGAAGCTGGCCGAGCGTTATGCAAATCATCCGGCTGTCATTGGTTGGCATATTTCCAATGAATTTGGTGGGGATTGCCACTGTGATTATTGTCAGGAGGCATTTCGCGTTTGGGTGAAGGATAAATACGGCACGTTGGATAAGCTTAATCACGCATGGTGGACGACCTTTTGGAGTCATACGGTTACGGATTGGAGTCAAATCGAATCTCCGGCCCCTCACGGTGAAACGCAGGTCCATGCTATGAATTTGGACTGGAGACGCTTTGTAACTGATCAGACCGCAGATTTTATCAAAAATGAGATTATACCGCTCAAAGCTGCAAACCCGGCGCTTCCGGTCACCACAAATCTGATGGAGTTTTTTGAAGGATTGAATTACTGGAAGTTTGCCGATCTGCTCGATGTTGTATCCTGGGACAGCTATCCAACGTGGCATGACCGTGGGGGAGATGATAGCCGTCAGGCTGCCAAAGTGGCCATGATGCATGATATTATCCGTTCAATCAAGGGCGGGAAGCCTTGGATGCTGATGGAGAGTACGCCAAGCTTGACGAATTGGCAGGAGATTAGCAAGCTGAAGCGGCCGGGTATGCATCTGCTATCGTCTTTACAGGCTGTGGCACACGGATCAGATACAGTCCAGTATTTCCAGTGGCGGAAAAGCCGCGGTTCGAGTGAAAAATTGCATGGTGCAGTCGTCGATCATGTGGGGCATGAGCATACTCGGGTGTTTGGGGATGTGACAAATGTGGGCAACGCGCTGGAAAAACTGGAGGAGGTTATCGGCACATCTGTACCAGCAGAGGCGGCAGTTATTTTTGATTGGGAGAATCGCTGGGCGGTCAACGACTCACAAGGGCCACGTAATAAAGGTGTAAAATATGAGGAGACAGCCGAAGCACATTATTTGGCTTTGTGGGAGCAGGGTGTGCCTGTAGATGTCATTCATATGGATGCAGATTTCTCCAAATACAAACTTGTGGTAGCTCCAATGCTATATATGGTGCGCAGCGGTGTAGGTGAGCGAATACAAAAGTTTGTTGAAAGCGGTGGCATTTTTGTAGCAACCTATTGGTCCGGTATTGTGGATGAACATGATTTGTGCTTCCTTGGAGGCTTTCCGGGGCCGCTTCGTAAGACGCTTGGGATCTGGTCGGAAGAGATTGACGGGCTGCATGATCACGACCGTAATCATATTTTGCCAGTTGAAGGCAATGAGTTGGATCTGCATGGCGAATATGAGGCTGTAGAACTGTGCGATCTCATTCATACGGAAGGTGCAGAGGTACTGGCTGTATACGGTTCAGACTTTTATGCAGGACGCCCAGCCTTGACGGTGAACCGCTTGGGACAGGGAAAAGCTTATTATATCGCCTCACGCAACACCGGATCGTTCAACAGTCATTTTTACAGAAGTTTGATTGATGGCGCAGGAATTAGTAAAGCACTCGATGTTCAGTTGCCGCATGGAGTGAATACGGCGATTCGTACCGATGGAGTCCATGATTATATTTTCATGCTGAATTTCACTCATGAGCCGCAAGAGATTAGGCTGGATGGACGAATTTATGCGGATATGCTCGAAAATCATGTGGTGGAAGACGGCAAGGTTCTATTGGATGCCTATGCTGTTAAGGTACTAAAGACAGAGCGGAGTAAATCGGAAATAGTATAG
- a CDS encoding carbohydrate ABC transporter permease — translation MYHKTTAYRIFNVFNICLLVFLSILCIVPLIHVLAVSFSAKSAADANLVGLWPVQFSLEAYKKTMNNPIFLHSIWISVLRTVLGTGLTLLITFLAAYPLSKETSVFRSRNVYSWLFVFSMIFNGGLVPFYMVIQKIHLMDSFWVLVLPGAVNTFLVILMLNFFRGIPKEMEEAALIDGAGHFRTLFSIFLPISMPSIATIALFSMVFHWNSWFDGLLYLSNAKDYPLATFLQTVIIQKDMSSMSMSPKEMELLSQTTVNAAQIFIGAAPILIVYPFLQKYFVKGMTLGSVKE, via the coding sequence ATGTATCATAAAACAACGGCATATCGCATCTTCAATGTGTTTAATATTTGTTTGCTTGTGTTTTTATCCATCCTGTGTATCGTTCCGCTGATTCATGTATTGGCGGTATCATTTAGTGCCAAATCAGCAGCAGACGCCAATCTGGTTGGACTGTGGCCGGTGCAATTTTCATTAGAAGCCTACAAGAAGACGATGAATAATCCTATTTTTCTGCACTCTATCTGGATTTCTGTTCTCCGGACCGTGCTGGGAACTGGTTTGACGCTGCTCATTACCTTCTTAGCTGCTTATCCACTTTCAAAGGAAACATCTGTGTTCCGTAGCCGAAACGTATATTCATGGCTGTTTGTATTCAGTATGATTTTTAACGGTGGCCTGGTTCCATTCTATATGGTTATTCAAAAGATTCATCTAATGGACAGCTTTTGGGTACTTGTTTTGCCAGGAGCGGTCAATACATTTCTGGTAATCCTCATGTTGAACTTTTTTAGAGGAATACCCAAAGAGATGGAGGAGGCCGCACTGATTGACGGGGCAGGTCATTTTCGGACCTTGTTTAGTATATTTTTGCCGATATCCATGCCATCTATTGCGACGATTGCGTTGTTTAGTATGGTATTTCACTGGAACTCATGGTTTGATGGCCTGCTTTATTTGAGCAATGCCAAGGATTATCCATTGGCTACATTCCTGCAAACGGTAATCATTCAGAAGGATATGAGCTCCATGAGTATGAGTCCCAAAGAGATGGAGTTGCTTTCGCAAACGACAGTGAATGCAGCGCAAATTTTTATTGGTGCAGCCCCTATTCTGATTGTATATCCATTTTTACAAAAGTATTTTGTTAAAGGTATGACGCTTGGTTCTGTCAAGGAGTAA